The genomic segment GTTCAGCGAGGCGGCGGGCGAGGCGCCGATCCTCACGGTGGAGGCGGCTGAGCCGATCGGCCCCCGGCGCGCGTTCGACGCGATGATCGTCGCCCCGTGCACCGGCACGACGCTCGCCAAGATGGCGAACAGCATTTACGATACTCCTGTATTGACCGCGATCAAAGCGATGCTCCGCAACGGGTCGCCGGTGGTCCTGGGGCTGGCGACGAACGACGC from the Clostridia bacterium genome contains:
- the spoVFB gene encoding dipicolinate synthase subunit B (involved in production of dipicolinic acid (pyridine-2,6-dicarboxylic acid, DPA) which is synthesized late in sporulation in the mother cell and accumulates in the spore; mutations in this gene result in a lack of DPA synthesis; presumably functions with SpoVFA to form the synthase enzyme): MSELDGKTVGWGVTAAHHIFPEVLDQISSLRARGARVVPVLSDAVQRYETAAGPGSVWVRRFSEAAGEAPILTVEAAEPIGPRRAFDAMIVAPCTGTTLAKMANSIYDTPVLTAIKAMLRNGSPVVLGLATNDA